The DNA sequence TAGAAAGCCGAACTCCAGCGGCGCTAGCAGCTATCCCAGCCACGTATTCAAGGGCAAAACGATGCCCGGACAGCTCGGCAACGAGCAGGTCACCGTGAAGAACCTAACCGTGGTGGCCGTGGATGTGGAGAATAACCTCGTCCTCGTCAAGGGGGCCATCCCCGGTGCCAAAAACGGCCTGGTCCTGCTCCATAAAAAGGGCTAGTCGGCACGGTTAAGGAGGTCAAGAAAAATGCCGAGCATCAAGCTTGTCACTATAACCGGCGAGTCGACCGGGGAACTGTCTCTGTCCGGTAACGTCTTTGACGTTCCGCTTCACGTTCCTGCCATGCACCAGGTGGTGGTCGCTCAGCTCGCCAACAGGCGTCAAGGTACCCACTGTACCAAGGGCAGAGGCGACGTCCGCGGAGGCGGAAAGAAGCCTTGGAGGCAAAAGCACACCGGTCGTGCCCGTCACGGCAGCAGCCGTTCGCCCATCTGGGTCGGAGGCGGAGTTACTCACGGTCCCAAGCCGAGAAACTACCGTCAGAAGGTCAACAAGAAGGTTAGGAGACTCGCCATCTGCAGTGCGCTGTCTCAGAAGATCCGGGACGCCCAGTTGATGGGATTCGAGGCTTTCTCCATGGAGAAGCCCTCGACCAAGATCATGAAGGGCCTGTTTCAGTCCCTCGGGGTGGAAAAACCCCTCGTGATAGTGGATCACAGGGACGAAAACATCTCTATGTCCACGAGAAACATACCCGGAGCAGACGTCCTTCACGTGGACAGCATCAACGTCTACGACCTGTTGAAGCACGGACACGTTTTTATCAGCGCCGGTGCCGTTAAGAAGCTGGAGGAGGTGTACGCCTAATGAAACTTATGGCTCACGATATCATCGTTCGGCCTATCATCACCGAGAAAAGCAGCCGTATGATGGAGGATAACAAGTACACCTTCGAGGTTCATCCCCAGGCAAACAAGACCGAGGTCCGTAAGGCCGTTGAGACGGTTTTCAAGGTCAAGGTCGAGAAGGTCCATACCCTGAAGGTCCGTTCCAAGCCCAAGAGGATGGGAGTGTTCCTGGGGAAGAGCCGGGCCTGGAAAAAGGCCATCGTTACTCTGGCTGAAGGGGAACGCATAGAGTTCTTCGAAGGCGCCAGCGTTTAGCTCTGACGGGAGGACGGAACAATGGGAATCAAGAAATATAATCCCACGACGCCGGGTCGGCGTTTCATGAGCATCCAGACCTACGAAGAGGTTACCAAGAGCGAGCCGGAGCGTTCGCTTTTGGCCCCTATCGCTAAAAAAGGCGGTAGAAATAACAACGGTAGGATCACGATGCGCCATCGTGGGGGCGGAAACGCCAAAAGGTACCGTATCATAGATTTTAAGAGAAACAAGAT is a window from the Dethiosulfovibrio russensis genome containing:
- the rplD gene encoding 50S ribosomal protein L4, whose translation is MPSIKLVTITGESTGELSLSGNVFDVPLHVPAMHQVVVAQLANRRQGTHCTKGRGDVRGGGKKPWRQKHTGRARHGSSRSPIWVGGGVTHGPKPRNYRQKVNKKVRRLAICSALSQKIRDAQLMGFEAFSMEKPSTKIMKGLFQSLGVEKPLVIVDHRDENISMSTRNIPGADVLHVDSINVYDLLKHGHVFISAGAVKKLEEVYA
- the rplW gene encoding 50S ribosomal protein L23, whose protein sequence is MKLMAHDIIVRPIITEKSSRMMEDNKYTFEVHPQANKTEVRKAVETVFKVKVEKVHTLKVRSKPKRMGVFLGKSRAWKKAIVTLAEGERIEFFEGASV